A stretch of the Uranotaenia lowii strain MFRU-FL chromosome 3, ASM2978415v1, whole genome shotgun sequence genome encodes the following:
- the LOC129751408 gene encoding E3 ubiquitin-protein ligase hyd-like isoform X3 has protein sequence MSTLHFVVHPLPGTEDQLNDRIREVADKINKYGVQTLPALQSLKVPVKQIVVGPAHLGVLLEDGRAFRVAFSIIPERLDLSKQDPNKASGSTGTTASQSNNNSKNSPASRQCRSRARIMRTSSSVRGGSSSQGSGSRSTGVIMGGSGSGSRSLVSVPAPFVPEELVTQAQVVLQGKSRNLIIRELQRTNLDVNLAVNNLLSRDDEGGEDTEEGSDNYVAEDLISLLDGGFHADNSVIIDAEAMFSEDMFGFSNIRNRARSERNQNSSSSAAAAGNSAGGTGSAAAGAIGSGVPSGSAGGANDVGSGSSRQSSANVATGVSVSAGSAGGVPVGSVGGSAVNAGNSASASGAAAGLSSADREGFGRWRDRQYFGPRRWFQSGREDGWDKESAKLYFTLDPKKKDYSSGYPLWVSDELEAWPEKDQPIRFTQIASLYSEFIGVTSKGELHQWRWADVEPYRSCESANIFHPKTVPLNLMYEKVTHISATSIRCSVSTESGRIATWMDELLGYAGGKLEHAATNYPEFALDKIVSLHTCTLYTVARTESGELFWWGVLPFGQRKRLWDKYKAKAKKPVRPSVNTPEVTVGAQVCMKNSPMYQHGAIGFTISNGIPKVGQLLNAAWDLTNVCRFKLLSMSTLSQQLGLVSASANNNPGTTTPQPLELKEKSTSGSGASSSKQSSSGSNKETADRLDMPPPPSPASSTCSDTGSVSNSHKRQKRVAPKEDMDSKKDEEQWLLKDVIFVEDVRSVPIGRVLKVDGDYAAVKFPSLLSTGSSSNSSTGSGSSSKDKFDDSIEAWQDCRLLRKDDLQVIKSATTSRVPDCFQKIPRRIVLNPHLPNGESGSQLLTIAVDSKGIHAIMKTGTKLHYCLFNLNTGRQEQDSVFPTDIASFLGASASNVSLTCAGDCADSVLLLRDGNNTIYPMGKDCVDAIRDPSWLDLPPIKCIAAASLTLPSVGVNLKSQVALVVLAPEQQMLMSRILRCDIEGVRHMLSQFEGETKNQLLSVIAEHTDGNRNIIHACISMCSPTSNKDSDHDPLTQGGSSGSGSNANSGSGTSANNSAGLECINVITNTMMGNRPVSIREIMRRSVNREIDGSNSNSAPLPPGSDEGPGGSLPVVYWPPEYDPTSGDEDSLSGLNVPSTHKSLNETYISDPNERRANALQIIQLLCESPVLQPYLRQLLSAKDAQGQTPFMLSVTCRAYQAGIIVFNAVQKISNGDSSIRDSMIFPPGSAPDQSPLGILCCNDTCSFTWTGADHINQDIFECRTCGLTGSLCCCTECAKVCHKGHDCKLKRTSPTAYCDCWEKCKCKALIAGNQTKRYELLCKMATDTDLVTRFNSRGESILLFLIQTVGRQMVEQRQYRATSRVRNSSGNARKTPSLEADSEMPEHDLEPPRFARKALDRLLNDWPAVRSMIMTGSEQEKPIVPNPSQPFYDDDNQQIYLQSQSGTTLLDKFTHSLIVRCNNDPLEKLLVTLVNELQNETISGRMEEAQKVARRFVRSVARVFVIFSIERVHNPEKTRNSTTQAKHLQAYRRVFTTLFKFAIEELIEISDALITPVRLGVVKPTAPFQLGSNSVDSTDDLFSVEPLAPPTNRTTTIADIVTGSSRGEGIETERSSNSGFMSRINLRLRDIEDNNDTDAMVQDDGETSEQEEMSEREQPPPRRSSGARTSSNPVAINASEEESQDPLRNEEAAQGESDTEFNFHEAETESDSDDNQSTQDAQRSVQTGATAGSDTGLGMLFNDEDDSGDSSQPDDEGSEDGESDDHSHEDFSLGDEQLERRQPSGGNQRTNLAPQSMQWAIRSRETTGPERVRLTTGGSNLVFIDPNALRRTTAASAAVTAAQQQESPTMTTTAGALARAFGIVLRQISDLIGMLPTSFTGASSALDVTHQEAVQLQMYVEKRLKPTWDWILTVMEATEAQLRFGASLTDSTDPTHPLHPLNTLSASSNNNTPATTGGVMGVLAGNRNRTTAISTLGATTARSLGFSESSNNERNSRDGASSTDSTSSRRDFLTYCLSLMRAHNSEHRDFLPVLDVTALRHVAYVLDAILFYMRATNDCDIDRTTTGSNVWDDQDENENEETEEDISTAIVMDTDSVDEDLMRPSLGRRHSFFQRSDSTLCLGCPAPDPFNTALVDALPLADQPHLLQPNARREDLFGMPKRPITLSPNTQQPGESNVNLEVPPVRLSLSSSIRRDEDTPIPSNVETVAMEIYDESSQENKPNTSGGTVEISIPVSIYQDSKQHKTTIVVNEKGEPITPIKEITVTSEVDPKPGPSGEQSQSPKPPPPPPPVAGPSATGDVYYKKNRLFYNKYNEESDVDVDEISISSEEPQDLSQCSLKLDVDTDQDHDELSESDSEDSRQIIKRQKMDESVDHAEESVAMGQQESSTSTIRPPIIVTRRKVSIEAAQQQGVAVETAGPSSANSMIDQQGTITSFVTYTTTGNQVTVATTGSGTVMTASGSPGKSVIVRAGPSSTFSPSASTSTEVIQHAEAMDLQEISAHVTVETTPNVQQTVQPELPPRGIYLRSGNQTSLNSSILSDILLGRWRLSLIMFGRVFLEDVGGEPGSVIYELNGFPVKEAKFRRYMEKLRNAQQKDLTLAKMERNRAALLTQTFKELNTQYNNRRLQSPLAFSRVKVTFKDEPGEGSGVARSFYTAIAEALLANEKLPNLDAAQTGSAKYTSVPFNSMLQRHRGSSGASGGSSSVQVGGSSGSSSRDSNARRGLSSKQPLWRPNRESRKTLNYDARPFRPASEQGQSASGSGNVGGNNSPPYLHLNDGLPVHQQQLGERLYPKVQALYPNNAPKITGMLLDLPATQILMLLASEESLRQKANEALEIILSRQRIEIDSLVAAGVSGSSSAGSSNNVAGDQQVGGGSGISKKSGPVLILEDCQLDAPLFYSPGKRGFYSPRQGYPSSERLNAFRNVGRLIGLCLLQNELFPLFLQRHVLKYILSRQVRFHDLAFFDPVVYDSLRQLVKDSQTKSGITILQSMELNFVIDLIPEEGSGTVELVSGGRDIQVNETNVFDYVRKYAEYRMVKTQEKALDAMRSGVFDVLPDTALDQLTAEDLRLLLNGVGDIHVGTLISYTSFNDESNESSDKLLKFKRWLWSVVEKMSNLERQDLVYFWTGSPALPASEEGFQPMPSVTIRPADDAHLPTANTCISRLYIPLYSSKAVLRHKLLLAIKTKNFGFV, from the exons ATGTCGACGCTGCACTTCGTGGTACATCCGCTTCCGGGTACGGAGGACCAGCTGAACGACAG AATCCGTGAGGTGGCagataaaatcaacaaatatgGAGTTCAAACGCTTCCTGCCCTACAGTCGCTCAAAGTTCCAGTCAAACAGATTGTGGTCGGCCCAGCTCACCTCGGGGTGCTGTTGGAAGATGGTCGGGCCTTCCGAGTTGCGTTCTCGATTATACCGGAACGGCTGGACCTGAGCAAGCAGGACCCGAACAAGGCCAGTGGCAGTACCGGAACCACGGCCAGTCAATCAAAtaacaattcgaaaaattcaccAGCCTCCAGGCAATGCCGCTCGCGGGCCCGTATTATGCGTACTAGCAGCTCCGTGCGTGGAGGCAGCAGCTCCCAAGGATCCGGCTCGCGTAGCACCGGTGTTATTATGGGAGGCAGTGGGTCCGGAAGCCGGTCGCTAGTATCAGTACCGGCTCCGTTCGTTCCGGAGGAATTGGTTACCCAGGCACAGGTTGTGCTGCAAGGGAAGAGTCGTAATTTGATTATCAGAGAATTACAACGAACCAATCTGGACGTGAATCTAGCGGTTAATAATTTACTTTCGCGTGACGATGAAGGTGGAGAAGATACCGAAGAAGGAAGTGACAATTACGTGGCAGAAGATTTGATTTCGCTTCTGGATGGAGGGTTCCATGCCGACAACAGTGTCATTATCGATGCCGAAGCAATGTTCTCGGAGGACATGTTTGGCTTCAGTAACATTCGGAA TCGTGCTCGCAGCGAACGGAATCAGAACAGTTCTTCGTCGGCCGCTGCTGCCGGTAATAGTGCAGGCGGTACAGGAAGTGCTGCTGCCGGTGCGATCGGCTCAGGAGTCCCGAGTGGTTCTGCTGGGGGTGCAAATGACGTTGGATCGGGATCCAGCCGTCAGAGCAGTGCAAATGTTGCTACAGGAGTGAGTGTTTCAGCCGGGAGTGCCGGTGGTGTTCCAGTTGGCAGTGTAGGAGGATCGGCGGTCAACGCTGGTAATTCTGCTAGTGCCAGTGGAGCTGCTGCCGGTTTAAGTAGCGCTGATCGTGAAGGCTTTGGGCGTTGGCGCGATCGGCAATATTTTGGACCTCGACGCTGGTTCCAAAGTGGCCGTGAAGATGGATGGGATAAAGAAAGCG CCAAACTTTACTTCACTCTAGATCCGAAGAAAAAAGACTACAGCTCCGGATATCCTTTGTGGGTTTCTGACGAATTAGAGGCATGGCCGGAGAAAGATCAGCCTATTCGTTTCACACAGATTGCGTCGTTGTATTCGGAGTTTATAGGAGTCACCAGTAAAGGAGAATTGCATCAGTGGCGTTGGGCGGATGTAGAACCTTACCGAAGTTGTGAATCAGCTAATATTTTCCACCCTAAGACAGTTCCCTTAAATTTGATGTATGAAAAAGTTACTCACATATCGGCAACATCAATACGTTGTTCGGTTTCCACGGAAAGTGGAAGAATTGCTACTTGGATGGACGAACTTTTGGGTTAtgctggaggcaaactagaacATGCAGCTACAAACTACCCTGAGTTTGCTTTGGATAAAATAGTTTCATTGCATACTTGTACGCTGTATACAGTAGCACGAACTGAAAGCGGGGAACTGTTCTGGTGGGGAGTTCTACCATTCGGACAACGAAAACGTCTATGGGATAAATATAAAGCGAAAGCTAAAAAACCGGTTCGACCTAGCGTTAATACGCCGGAAGTGACTGTCGGTGCACAAGTGTGCATGAAAAATAGTCCAATGTATCAACATGGAGCTATTGGATTCACCATTTCGAATGGAATTCCTAAAGTTGGTCAACTGTTGAATGCTGCATGGGATCTTACCAATGTATGTCGCTTCAAACTCCTCTCGATGTCAACGCTTTCACAACAACTCGGTCTTGTATCAGCATCTGCCAATAACAATCCGGGAACAACAACACCGCAACCACtggaattgaaagaaaaatctaCGAGTGGAAGCGGTGCTAGTAGTTCTAAGCAAAGTTCTTCTGGTAGTAACAAGGAAACTGCTGATCGTTTGGATATGCCACCACCTCCTTCGCCGGCTTCCAGTACATGCAGCGATACGGGCAGCGTCAGTAATTCTCACAAACGGCAGAAACGTGTGGCTCCGAAGGAGGATATGGACTCTAAGAAAGACGAAGAACAGTGGCTGCTAAA agatgtcatttttgttgaagaTGTGCGGTCGGTTCCAATCGGAAGAGTTTTGAAGGTTGATGGTGACTACGCAGCGGTTAAATTTCCTTCATTGCTTTCAACGGGCAGCTCAAGCAATTCATCTACCGGTTCCGGAAGTAGCAGCAAGGACAAGTTCGACGATAGCATCGAAGCCTGGCAAGATTGCCGTTTGTTACGTAAAGACGATCTTCAGGTGATCAAATCGGCTACTACTTCTCGTGTTCCGGATTGTTTCCAAAAGATTCCTAGAAGAATCGTATTGAATCCACATTTGCCGAATGGAGAATCTGGTTCTCAACTGCTAACTATTGCTGTTGATTCGAAGGGTATTCACGCCATCATGAAAACGGGAACCAAGCTGCATTATTGCTTGTTTAATTTGAACACCGGCCGTCAGGAACAGGATAGTGTTTTCCCGACCGATATTGCTTCATTTTTAGGCGCATCTGCTTCGAATGTATCACTCACCTGTGCTGGAGATTGTGCTGATAGTGTGCTGCTTCTACGAGATGGCAACAACACTATCTATCCCATGGGTAAGGACTGCGTTGACGCTATCAGAGACCCTAGTTGGCTGGATTTGCCTCCTATCAAGTGCATCGCTGCTGCTTCTCTGACGCTTCCCTCGGTTGGAGTTAACTTGAAATCCCAGGTGGCACTGGTAGTTCTAGCTCCAGAGCAACAAATGCTGATGTCAAGGATTCTACGGTGTGACATCGAAGGCGTACGTCATATGTTGAGCCAATTTGAAGGTGAAACGAAAAATCAATTGTTATCGGTTATAGCGGAGCACACAGATGGCAATAGAAATATCATTCACGCGTGCATTAGCATGTGTTCTCCTACATCTAATAAGGATTCGGATCACGATCCTCTAACACAAGGTGGTAGTTCAGGTTCGGGATCAAACGCCAACAGCGGTTCAGGTACTTCGGCAAATAATTCCGCTGGACTAGAATGTATAAACGTGATTACTAATACCATGATGGGAAATCGCCCCGTTAGTATTCGAGAAATCATGCGCAGAAGTGTGAACCGTGAGATTGATGGGTCTAACTCGAACAGTGCTCCACTACCTCCTGGTAGTGATGAAGGTCCGGGCGGATCATTGCCCGTAGTCTACTGGCCACCAGAGTATGATCCAACTAGTGGAGATGAAGACAGTTTGAGTGGATTGAATGTTCCATCAACACATAAATCGCTAAATGAAACTTACATTTCTGACCCGAATGAACGTCGAGCAAATGCTTTACAAATAATTCAATTGCTTTGCGAAAGTCCGGTGTTGCAACCTTATCTGCGTCAGCTGTTAAGTGCTAAAGATGCCCAAGGACAAACTCCTTTCATGCTTTCAGTAACTTGTCGTGCTTATCAGGCTGGCATTATTGTGTTCAATgctgttcaaaaaatttccaatgGAGATTCAAGCATTCGCGATAGCATGATTTTCCCTCCTGGAAGTGCACCCGACCAGTCACCACTAGGCATACTTTGCTGCAATGACACCTGTTCGTTCACTTGGACCGGTGCAGATCATATTAATCAAGATATTTTCGAATGTCGCACATGTGGTCTCACCGGATCTCTGTGTTGTTGCACCGAGTGCGCCAAGGTTTGTCATAAAGGACACGACTGTAAACTTAAACGAACCTCGCCGACGGCATATTGTGATTGCTGGGAAAAGTGCAAGTGCAAagcattgattgctggaaatcaAACTAAACGCTACGAATTGCTTTGCAAGATGGCAACCGATACAGATTTGGTTACAAGATTTAATTCCCGTGGGGAATCGATATTACTGTTCTTGATTCAAACCGTTGGACGTCAAATGGTAGAACAAAGACAGTATCGTGCGACTTCGCGTGTTCGAAACTCATCCGGCAATGCCAGAAAGACTCCGTCGCTGGAAGCCGACAGCGAAATGCCAGAACATGATTTGGAGCCGCCTCGTTTTGCTAGAAAGGCCCTTGATCGCCTCTTGAATGATTGGCCCGCAGTGCGATCGATGATCATGACCGGTTCCGAGCAAGAGAAACCTATTGTCCCGAATCCATCCCAACCGTTTTATGACGATGATAATCAACAGATCTATTTGCAGTCGCAAAGTGGTACAACTTTGTTGGATAAATTCACCCATAGTTTAATAGTGCGCTGCAACAATGACCCGCTCGAGAAGCTCTTGGTAACGTTGGTTAATGAGTTACAAAACGAAACTATTTCCGGAAGGATGGAAGAGGCTCAGAAGGTCGCTAGAAGATTTGTTCGCTCAGTTGCTCGGGTGTTTGTTATCTTCAGCATCGAGCGTGTTCACAATCCGGAAAAGACACGCAATTCAACTACCCAAGCCAAACATCTTCAAGCGTATCGACGCGTTTTTACGACATTGTTTAAATTTGCCATTGAAGAATTGATCGAAATTTCTGATGCCCTGATTACGCCTGTTCGTTTGGGCGTAGTCAAACCAACCGCGCCTTTCCAGTTGGGATCTAATAGCGTTGAT AGCACGGATGATTTGTTTTCGGTGGAACCATTGGCACCGCCGACGAATCGTACCACCACTATAGCGGACATTGTCACCGGAAGCAGTCGGGGAGAAGGTATCGAAACGGAAAGAAGTTCAAATTCAGGTTTTATGTCACGCATAAACCTCCGTTTACGAGATATCGAAGATAACAACGATACAGATGCAATGGTTCAAGACGACGGTGAAACATCGGAACAAGAGGAGATGTCGGAACGTGAGCAGCCGCCACCTCGTAGAAGTTCTGGTGCTCGTACAAGTTCGAATCCAGTTGCAATTAATGCTAGTGAAGAGGAATCTCAGGATCCCTTGAGGAACGAGGAAGCTGCTCAAGGTGAAAGTGACACCGAGTTCAATTTCCACGAAGCAGAGACCGAATCGGATTCAGATGACAACCAAAGCACACAAGATGCCCAACGAAGCGTTCAAACTGGAGCGACTGCAGGGTCCGATACAG GTCTTGGAATGTTGTTCAACGACGAAGATGATTCTGGCGACTCGAGCCAACCAGATGATGAAGGTTCTGAGGATGGCGAAAGTGATGATCATTCACATGAGGACTTCAGTCTCGGTGATGAACAATTAGAACGTCGACAACCGTCCGGAGGTAATCAGCGAACAAATTTGGCTCCTCAGTCCATGCAATGGGCTATCCGTAGCCGTGAAACAACTGGTCCGGAAAGGGTTCGCCTCACAACGGGTGGCTCAAACCTAGTTTTCATCGACCCTAACGCTCTACGCAGAACAACTGCTGCAAGTGCCGCTGTAACAGCTGCTCAACAACAGGAATCACCTACAATGACTACAACCGCAGGTGCTTTGGCACGCGCTTTTGGCATTGTATTGCGCCAAATATCGGATTTGATCGGCATGTTGCCGACCAGCTTCACGGGTGCTTCATCAGCCTTGGACGTTACTCATCAGGAAGCGGTTCAATTACAA ATGTATGTTGAAAAACGCCTAAAACCGACATGGGATTGGATTTTAACTGTTATGGAAGCTACTGAGGCTCAATTGCGTTTTGGTGCTTCTCTGACAGATTCTACCGACCCGACGCATCCGTTACATCCACTTAATACGCTCAGTGCGTCATCCAATAATAATACACCAGCCACTACGGGAGGTGTCATGGGAGTTCTCG CAGGCAATCGAAACCGAACTACGGCCATCAGCACTCTCGGCGCAACCACCGCGCGCAGTCTCGGATTTAGCGAAAGTAGCAATAACGAGCGAAATTCGCGCGATG gtGCCTCTTCTACTGATTCAACATCCAGCCGCAGGGATTTCTTGACGTACTGTTTATCTCTAATGAGAGCGCACAACTCTGAGCATCGTGATTTTCTGCCAGTGTTGGATGTTACAGCACTGCGTCACGTAGCTTACGTTCTGGATGCTATTCTTTTCTATATGCGTGCTACTAACGATTGTGACATTGATCGAACCACAACCGGATCCAACGTATGGGACGATcaggatgaaaatgaaaatgaagaaacCGAAGAAGATATTTCGACAGCTATTGTAATGGATACTGATTCGGTTGATGAAGATCTTATGCGACCGTCGCTGGGAAGACGACATTCATTTTTCCAACGGTCAGATTCCACACTTTGTTTGGGATGTCCGGCTCCAGATCCATTTAATACAGCCTTGGTCGATGCTTTGCCGCTGGCAGATCAACCACATTTACTACAGCCTAATGCCCGTCGTGAAGATCTTTTTGGAATGCCTAAGCGTCCAATTACGTTATCACCTAACACGCAACAACCGGGTGAGAGTAATGTTAATCTTGAAGTGCCTCCAGTTCGATTGAGCTTGTCTTCAAGTATCAGAAGGGATGAGGATACACCCATACCATCCAATGTGGAAACGGTCGCTATGGAAATCTACGATGAATCTTCTCaagaaaataaaccaaatacATCCGGTGGGACTGTTGAAATTTCCATCCCGGTTAGTATCTATCAAGATTCCAAACAACACAAAACTACGATAGTGGTCAATGAAAAGGGGGAACCTATAACCCCAATAAAAGAAATAACGGTCACTTCAGAAGTCGATCCAAAACCAGGACCTTCTGGTGAACAATCTCAATCGCCGAAACCTCCACCACCTCCACCGCCTGTAGCCGGACCCAGCGCTACGGGCGATGTCTATTACAAGAAAAATCGTCTGTTTTACAATAAATACAACGAAGAATCAGACGTTGACGTAGACGAAATTAGCATTAGTTCGGAGGAACCTCAGGATCTATCTCAATGTTCGTTGAAACTCGATGTGGATACGGACCAAGACCACGATGAATTATCGGAATCAGATTCAGAAGACTCCAGACAAATCATCAAGCGTCAAAAAATGGACGAATCTGTTGATCATGCCGAGGAATCAGTTGCCATGGGCCAACAGGAGTCTTCGACCTCAACCATTCGGCCACCAATAATCGTTACCCGTCGTAAGGTTTCCATCGAAGCTGCTCAACAGCAAGGAGTTGCTG TTGAAACAGCTGGTCCTTCGTCTGCTAACTCGATGATCGATCAACAAGGAACAATCACTTCATTTGTAACCTATACAACAACTGGGAATCAAGTAACAGTGGCTACTACAGGATCCGGTACAGTGATGACGGCAAGTGGGTCACCTGGCAAGAGTGTGATAGTTAGAGCTGGTCCATCGTCG ACCTTCTCACCATCAGCCAGTACCAGCACGGAAGTAATTCAGCATGCTGAAGCCATGGACCTTCAAGAGATCTCCGCTCACGTGACAGTCGAAACGACTCCTAACGTGCAACAAACGGTACAACCGGAATTGCCTCCACGTGGTATTTATTTGCGCTCAGGTAATCAAACATCGCTGAACTCGTCTATCCTGTCCGATATCCTACTCGGGCGATGGAGGTTGTCGTTGATAATGTTTGGACGGGTGTTTCTGGAAGACGTCGGCGGAGAACCAGGCAGTGTCATTTATGAACTGAACGGATTTCCAGTAAAAGAGGCTAAATTCAGACGATACATGGAAAAGCTACGCAATGCCCAACAGAAGGATCTCACTTTAGCTAAGATGGAACGAAACAGGGCAGCGCTGCTGACCCAGACTTTCAAGGAATTAAACACACAATACAACAATCGACGGCTTCAATCTCCATTAGCCTTTAGTCGGGtgaaagtaacatttaaagATGAGCCAGGAGAAGGTTCCGGCGTAGCTAGAAGTTTCTACACGGCTATTGCCGAAGCTCTATTGGCAAATGAAAAGTTACCTAATCTGGACGCTGCACAAACGGGTTCGGCTAAGTACACATCAGTTCCTTTCAACAGTATGCTGCAAAGACACCGTGGCTCAAGTGGCGCTAGTGGTGGTAGCTCGTCTGTGCAAGTTGGAGGAAGCAGTGGTAGCTCAAGTCGGGACTCCAATGCTCGTAGAGGATTATCCAGCAAACAACCGTTGTGGCGCCCAAATCGCGAGTCTCGAAAAACACTCAATTATGACGCTAGACCATTCCGACCGGCAAGCGAACAAGGACAAAGTGCATCCGGAAGCGGCAACGTAGGTGGAAACAACAGTCCTCCATATTTGCATCTAAATGATGGATTACCAGTTCATCAGCAACAACTCGGAGAACGTCTTTATCCAAAGGTACAGGCACTTTATCCAAACAATGCTCCCAAAATCACGGGAATGTTGTTAGATCTACCAGCGACACAAATTTTGATGCTGTTGGCTTCTGAAGAAAGTCTCAGACAAAAAGCAAATGAGGCACTCGAAATTATTCTCAGCAGACAAAGGATAGAAATCGATAGTCTAGTGGCGGCGGGTGTTTCCGGATCTTCTTCGGCGGGATCATCCAACAATGTGGCTGGCGATCAACAGGTCGGTGGAGGATCCGGTATCTCGAAGAAAAGTGGTCCTGttctgattttggaagattgcCAGCTAGATGCACCATTGTTTTATTCGCCTGGAAAACGCGGATTCTACAGTCCACGTCAGGGGTACCCTTCAAGCGAACGTCTAAACGCATTTAGAAACGTTGGAAG ATTGATTGGTTTATGTCTGTTGCAAAACGAGTTGTTCCCGTTATTCTTGCAGAGACATGTGCTGAAGTACATCTTGAGCCGACAGGTTCGATTCCACGATCTAGCCTTTTTCGATCCCGTAGTATACGACTCGCTACGACAGCTTGTAAAGGATTCACAAACAAAAAGCGGAATAACGATTTTACAAAGCATGGAactgaattttgt aatTGATTTGATCCCAGAAGAAGGTTCCGGTACGGTGGAGCTAGTTTCTGGAGGTAGAGACATTCAAGTGAATGAAACGAATGTTTTCGATTATGTGCGTAAATATGCCGAATATCGGATGGTGAAAACTCAGGAAAAAGCATTGGAC GCAATGCGCTCCGGAGTGTTTGACGTGCTGCCGGATACGGCTCTCGATCAGTTGACAGCAGAGGATCTACGCTTGCTGTTGAATGGTGTTGGCGATATTCATGTGGGCACGCTTATTTCATACACTTCTTTTAACGATGAATCTAATGAAAGCAGTGATAAACTGTTGAAGTTCAAACGATGGCTTTGGAGTGTGGTGGAAAAAATGAGTAACCTAGAGCGGCAAGATTTG GTTTACTTCTGGACCGGATCACCAGCCTTGCCGGCATCGGAAGAAGGTTTCCAACCTATGCCATCTGTAACGATTCGTCCAGCAGATGACGCCCATCTTCCTACGGCAAACACTTGCATCTCACGGCTGTACATCCCATTGTATTCTAGCAAAGCTGTTCTTCGGCACAAGCTTTTGCTGGCCATTAAAACGAAAAACTTCggattcgtttaa